One genomic region from Cardiocondyla obscurior isolate alpha-2009 linkage group LG19, Cobs3.1, whole genome shotgun sequence encodes:
- the LOC139110246 gene encoding uncharacterized protein, translated as MADILIIDDKPIFENSIVKIETYTYNPYANTTFGYSDEIRIPIQQQDLYTLPCDSFLHIEGKIKIKKSDDKLTAALGNNCVAFMFDKIRYELNGVEIDSNRNVEITSTLKNYILLTSDNVVMLQNAGWSKTSTTLEKFFNFCLPLSILLGFCEDYKRFVVNARHELILIRARNDNNSIIGNSELEPEIELHKIQWRMSHVILNESTIKHSWAVKAATQLEKPRYVIFALQTDRKNVMSKKSTIFDDCKLTNVKLYLNSEYYPYDDLNLDFDKNRYAILSNIFYEAFCNVAAFLSYRPFVVIDCSRQNESIKSVTVDVRLEFDCKENVPRNNFIYTNHYCFEYAFIMVVPTFVDLQGFNIG; from the exons ATGGctgatatattgattattgatgATAAACCGATCTTTGAAAATAGTATTGTCAAAATTGAAACTTATACGTACAATCCATATGCTAACACAACGTTTGGATATAGTGATGAAATACGGATACCAATACAACAACAGGATTTGTATACGTTGCCATGTGACAGTTTTCTCCATattgagggaaaaataaaaataaaaaaatctgacGATAAGTTAACAGCTGCGCtaggaaataattgtgtagcGTTTATGTTCGATAAAATTCGTTATGAACTTAATGGTGTAGAAATTGATAGCAACAGAAACGTTGAAATAACTAgcactcttaaaaattatatattgctaACATCTGATAATGTTGTGATGCTGCAAAATGCTGGATGGAGTAAAACATCAACTACGttagaaaaattctttaatttttgtttaccCCTCAGTATATTGTTAGGTTTCTGTGAAGATTATAAACGATTTGTTGTCAACGCTcgccatgaattaattttaatacgcgctcgcaatgataataattccattatagGAAATTCGGAATTAGAGCcagaaattgaattgcataaaatacagTGGCGAATGTCTCATGTTATATTAAATGAg AGTACTATAAAACATTCTTGGGCCGTCAAGGCTGCAACGCAACTTGAAAAACCTCGATacgttatctttgctctgcaaaccgatcgcaaaaacgttatgtctaaaaaatcaaccatttttgatgattgtaaattaacgaatgtGAAACTATATCTCaactctgaatattatccatatgatgatctgaatttagattttgacaaaaacaGATACGCCATTCTTTCtaatat TTTTTATGAGGCTTTTTGCAATGTAGCAGCATTTTTATCATATAGACCATTTGTTGTTATCGATTGCTCTCGACAGAACGAGTCAATCAAAAGCGTCACTGTAGACGTACGATTAGAATTCGATTGCAAGGAAAATGTTCCT agaaataattttatctacacGAATCATTATTGTTTTGAGTACGCGTTCATCATGGTTGTGCCAACGTTTGTCGACCTTCAAGGTTTTAATATTGGATga